The following are encoded together in the Vigna angularis cultivar LongXiaoDou No.4 chromosome 9, ASM1680809v1, whole genome shotgun sequence genome:
- the LOC108323329 gene encoding uncharacterized protein LOC108323329 has product MVVKPTVALRAIFVGGIAAFAKIAGAMKAAGGVKVGAAATAMAAAATAAVTGSKQEQTDASQQSLKTDASQPSPK; this is encoded by the coding sequence ATGGTGGTAAAACCAACAGTTGCATTAAGGGCTATTTTTGTTGGAGGCATAGCAGCATTTGCTAAAATAGCTGGAGCAATGAAAGCTGCAGGTGGTGTAAAAGTGGGTGCAGCTGCAACTGCAATGGCTGCTGCGGCCACTGCAGCTGTTACAGGGTCAAAACAAGAGCAAACTGATGCATCTCAACAGTCTCTAAAAACTGATGCATCTCAACCGTCTCCAAAATAA